A single Triticum dicoccoides isolate Atlit2015 ecotype Zavitan chromosome 2A, WEW_v2.0, whole genome shotgun sequence DNA region contains:
- the LOC119358942 gene encoding uncharacterized protein LOC119358942, which yields MASIVHKLVRAALASRPIGDTAGGISPCLPRLYLTGDSIRRMSAAADGSESEENLALSGFAADIDPEKTFPLVDENSFKSKESLWALYKCWCKYRGVSRDHKEMARRFRSFRARAMSVYKNNNSGSSQVSQLGPFADMTKAEIARLFPPRSPKCRFGGPGGSAALK from the exons ATGGCTTCCATCGTGCACAAGCTCGTTCGGGCAGCCCTAGCATCACGCCCCATTGGAGATACTGCTGGTGGCATCTCTCCGTGTCTCCCCCGGCTCTATCTGACTGGCGATTCCATCCGTCGCATGTCTGCAGCTGCAG ACGGTTCCGAGTCAGAAGAAAATCTCGCACTCAGCGGCTTTGCGGCAGACATCGATCCAGAAAAAACCTTTCCCCTGGTTGATGAGAATTCCTTTAAGTCCAAGGAATCCCTGTGGGCCTTGTATAAATGCTGGTGCAAGTATCGGGGGGTATCTCGTGACCATAAAGAAATGGCCCGCCGGTTCAGGTCATTTAGGGCTCGTGCAATGTCTGTGTACAAAAATAACAATTCTGGATCGTCGCAAGTGTCGCAACTGGGCCCATTTGCAGATATGACTAAGGCGGAGATTGCTCGGCTGTTTCCTCCACGTA GTCCCAAGTGCCGCTTCGGGGGTCCAGGAGGTAGTGCAGCCCTTAAATAA